Within Dehalococcoidia bacterium, the genomic segment CCGACTACCCGTTCACGACGCTGGACCCGACGCTCGGAGTCGTCGAGCACCACGGCGAGACGTTCGTCATGGTCGACATACCCGGTCTGATCGAGGGTGCGCACGCGGGCATCGGACTCGGCCATGAGTTCCTGCGACACGTCGAGCGCACCAGGGTGCTCGTCCACCTCGTCGACGGCTCACTCGACGATCCCGTGCTGGTCTACAGGCAGATCAACGAGGAGCTGAGCCTGCACGATGAGCGGCTGTCCGCGAAGCCGCAGGTGCTGGCGGTCAACAAGCTGGACCTGGACGACGTCTCGGTGCTGCAGGACGAGATACGCGAGGCGTTCGAGTCGGAGCTGGACGGCGGGGAGATGTACTTCATCTCGGCTGCGACTCACGACGGGCTACAGCCGCTGCTCGACAGTGTTCTCAGGATGCTGCATGAGGCGCCGGAGCCGACGTTCAGCGCGTCATACTCCAGCGAGGAGGACCTGCCGATCCTGCGGCCGGAGCCGCGGCGACGCAGGCCTGAGGTGTACGTGGAGTACGAGGACGAGATCGGCGTGTACATCGTCGACTGGCCGCCCGCGGAGCGAATGGCTGGAATGGTCGACCCTGACGACTGGGCGGCGAAGCTCCAGTTCTACAACCGGCTGGAGCGATCAGGCGTGATCACCGCGCTGGAGCAGGCCGGAGCAGGTCCAGGGGACCTAGTCCGTATCGGCGACGCCGAGTGGGTGTGGGAGTAGCGCCGACGCAGTTGCGTCAGCGCATTGTTTCACCGTCATACCGGCGAAAGCCGGTATCCAGAGGGGTGGGGTTGAGGTCGGGCGGCAGTGCGTCGGTTCCCCTCTGGGTAGGCTAAGTGGAGTTATCTCGCAGAGACTAGCGACGGCGTCGGCGCCTGATGCGTCGCAGGCTGCGCTGCTTGTCTAGCCTCATCTGCTCTCCCTTGGAGCGGAAGAACCGGCGATTTCTCAGTTCACGCAGGATCCCGGATCGCTGCATTCCCGTCTGGAAGCGTTTGAGAAGGCCTTCTGGGTCTTCGCCTTCCCGAAGCGTTACATATGCCAAATATCTTCACCTCGCGCCTGGATTTCCTAACTTCGGTACGCGGCAGACAGCCCATTGTGCGAATACGCTAAAAGGCCCCGACACTGTCGGGGAAGCATCTGCCCCTACGAGCCACGATTATAACACGGCTTGCTGCCTGAATGCTGGCGTCTCGCCCGCATCCGTTCGCCCTGAGCTTGTCGAAGGGAGCCTGTATCAGATTGATAGGCGCTTCTATCTCGTCATAACGGCGAAGAGCCTGCCCCGGACTTGGTCCGGAGGTGAGGGTTAAGCGCATGTTTACCTACCAACCCCCTTCACTCCCCCCAAGCCCATCTCAGCTTCCCACTGGCTCAGTGTTGAGAGCTTCCAGTAATCTGGTCGCCGAGTCCTTTAGCCGCTCTCTCGACTCGGCCACTGTCTCTCTGACCTTCTCAGCGTCCACATGATCAACCAGATCAGGGAACAGATTGGTGGTCACGTCTCCGTAGTACGCCAGCATCCATCTGGTCAGTTCGCTAAACTCGTACAGAACCGGATCGTGGTATGGTCCGTCGCTCGCTAGAATGTCCTTGAACTGGTCAGCCAGCTCTCTAGGTAGTCTGTC encodes:
- the rpsU gene encoding 30S ribosomal protein S21, with protein sequence MAYVTLREGEDPEGLLKRFQTGMQRSGILRELRNRRFFRSKGEQMRLDKQRSLRRIRRRRRR
- the obgE gene encoding GTPase ObgE, giving the protein MIDRVIIHITAGKGGDGAISGRREKYVPRGGPDGGDGGTGGSIYIEGDPNLNTLMPFRYRRYFKAGDGHRGDGKLRHGANGGDITLSVPVGTQIWQDEGQPVLLADIDEPRERWLAAAGGSGGAGNAHYATPTNRFPRLAQAGELGETRTLRLELKLLADVGIVGAPNAGKSSLITALSAARPKVADYPFTTLDPTLGVVEHHGETFVMVDIPGLIEGAHAGIGLGHEFLRHVERTRVLVHLVDGSLDDPVLVYRQINEELSLHDERLSAKPQVLAVNKLDLDDVSVLQDEIREAFESELDGGEMYFISAATHDGLQPLLDSVLRMLHEAPEPTFSASYSSEEDLPILRPEPRRRRPEVYVEYEDEIGVYIVDWPPAERMAGMVDPDDWAAKLQFYNRLERSGVITALEQAGAGPGDLVRIGDAEWVWE